A region of Faecalibacterium taiwanense DNA encodes the following proteins:
- the ybaK gene encoding Cys-tRNA(Pro) deacylase: protein MGKEAKTNAMRILEREKVPYTAHEYAHEEGVAVAGVDVAGSMGEDPACVYKTLVTQGNSKNYFVFVIPVAAELDLKAAARSVGEKSVAMIHVADINKVTGYVRGGCSPVGMKKQYKTVFDESVLTQEKVYVSGGRIGTQVCCAPADLIRAARAITAKIIF from the coding sequence ATGGGAAAAGAAGCAAAAACCAATGCCATGCGCATTCTGGAGCGCGAGAAGGTGCCCTACACCGCCCACGAGTACGCTCATGAAGAGGGCGTTGCCGTGGCAGGTGTGGATGTGGCAGGCAGCATGGGCGAAGACCCTGCCTGCGTGTATAAGACGCTGGTGACGCAGGGCAATAGCAAAAACTATTTTGTGTTCGTCATTCCGGTGGCAGCAGAGCTGGATCTGAAAGCCGCTGCCCGCAGTGTGGGCGAAAAAAGCGTTGCCATGATCCATGTGGCCGATATCAACAAGGTCACCGGCTATGTGCGCGGTGGCTGCAGCCCGGTAGGCATGAAAAAGCAGTATAAGACTGTGTTCGATGAGAGCGTGCTGACGCAGGAGAAGGTCTATGTCTCCGGCGGGCGCATCGGCACGCAGGTGTGCTGTGCCCCGGCGGACCTCATCCGCGCTGCACGGGCAATTACAGCAAAAATTATTTTTTAA
- a CDS encoding DUF3783 domain-containing protein — MAPAFGMKVLLVSPADAGKTVAQLLGEVETKAARTLVLEPGAYPPAVVLANFKEKDVDTLLDLMKQAQVTIPLKAVVTPSNRSWVFGDLLAHLQEEHAAFTAAKENHTV, encoded by the coding sequence ATGGCTCCTGCCTTTGGCATGAAGGTGCTGCTCGTCTCCCCTGCCGATGCGGGCAAGACCGTGGCCCAGCTGCTGGGCGAGGTGGAGACCAAGGCCGCCCGCACGCTGGTGCTGGAACCGGGTGCCTACCCGCCGGCAGTGGTTCTGGCCAACTTCAAGGAGAAGGATGTGGACACCCTGCTGGATCTGATGAAGCAGGCACAGGTCACCATTCCGCTCAAGGCCGTTGTGACTCCCTCCAACCGCAGCTGGGTGTTCGGCGATCTGCTGGCCCACCTGCAGGAGGAGCACGCCGCCTTTACCGCCGCAAAGGAGAACCACACCGTATGA
- a CDS encoding FAD:protein FMN transferase produces MKTRAKRFVSALLAGVLCLSLLAGCASKKKELTRYSTVFYDVFDTVTQVIAYCESEEEFNTQMDALHADLITYNQLYDIYNDYPGVTNVKTINDNAGSAPVEVDDRILSMLELADQMYQTTNGKLNIAMGSVLNIWHNYREAAEAAETDADNKLPTMEELEAAAQHCDINNVIIDADAQTVYLADPEMLLDVGSVGKGYAVEMVCQAAEARGLTSALVSVGGNLRAIGVKPDGSQWTGGVENPWSSSDVYTSDSMLDGAINMSDMALVTSGDYQRYYVVDGKRYHHLIDPDTLFPAAYFNGVTVLCSDSGLADCLTTGLFCQPLEDGMKIVESLDGVEAMWCTPDQQVITSSGWDSHLKK; encoded by the coding sequence ATGAAGACCCGCGCAAAACGTTTCGTCAGCGCCCTGCTGGCCGGGGTGCTCTGCCTGAGCCTGCTGGCAGGCTGTGCCTCCAAAAAGAAAGAGCTTACCCGCTATTCCACCGTTTTTTATGATGTGTTCGATACCGTAACGCAGGTGATCGCCTACTGCGAGAGCGAGGAAGAGTTCAACACCCAGATGGATGCCCTGCACGCAGACCTTATTACCTATAACCAGCTGTATGATATCTACAACGATTACCCCGGCGTGACCAACGTCAAGACCATCAACGACAATGCCGGCAGCGCTCCGGTGGAGGTGGACGACCGCATCCTCTCCATGCTGGAGCTGGCCGACCAGATGTACCAGACCACCAACGGCAAGCTGAACATTGCCATGGGCAGCGTGCTGAATATCTGGCACAATTACCGCGAAGCTGCCGAAGCCGCCGAGACGGATGCCGACAACAAGCTGCCCACCATGGAAGAGCTGGAAGCAGCCGCCCAGCACTGTGATATCAACAACGTGATCATCGACGCGGATGCCCAGACCGTTTATCTGGCCGACCCGGAAATGTTGCTGGATGTGGGCAGCGTGGGCAAGGGCTACGCCGTGGAAATGGTGTGTCAGGCTGCCGAGGCCCGCGGCCTGACCAGCGCTCTGGTGAGCGTGGGCGGCAACCTGCGCGCCATTGGTGTAAAACCGGACGGCAGCCAGTGGACCGGCGGCGTGGAAAACCCGTGGAGCTCTTCGGATGTATACACCTCGGATTCCATGCTGGACGGTGCCATCAACATGAGCGATATGGCCCTTGTGACCAGCGGCGACTACCAGCGCTACTACGTGGTGGACGGCAAGCGCTACCACCACCTGATCGACCCGGACACCCTGTTCCCCGCCGCCTACTTTAACGGCGTGACCGTGCTGTGCAGCGACTCCGGCCTTGCCGACTGCCTGACCACCGGCCTGTTCTGCCAGCCGCTGGAGGACGGGATGAAGATCGTGGAAAGTCTGGACGGCGTGGAAGCCATGTGGTGCACACCGGATCAGCAGGTCATCACCTCTTCCGGCTGGGATTCCCATTTGAAAAAATAA
- a CDS encoding calcium/sodium antiporter, with translation MLIPVLLFIVGLLCLIKGGDWFVDGATGIARRFHVPELLIGATVVSIGTTLPEVMVSTTSAFTGHGEIAYGNAIGSIICNASLIAALTIAVKPGKVDPKSLRTPVLFFFVAAAFYAGVAYTTGYFSRPVGLILLAMFAAYIICNVMAMKNAPAPEEEEEPEENASFAKELGLLAVGAVLIAVGANLLVDNGTLIAQALGVPESVIALTFVALGTSLPELVTAITSLAKGHGALSLGNVIGANVFNLVLVSGVSATVAPFSIPQNSMLFGHNASLVLEFPVMFAVMLLLTLPALFKGKLSRPQGIALLCIYAAFCVVQFTI, from the coding sequence ATGCTCATTCCTGTTTTGCTGTTCATCGTGGGCCTGCTGTGCCTCATCAAGGGCGGTGACTGGTTCGTGGATGGTGCCACGGGCATTGCCCGCCGCTTCCATGTGCCGGAGCTGCTCATCGGTGCCACCGTGGTGTCCATTGGCACCACCCTGCCGGAGGTGATGGTCTCCACCACCTCGGCCTTTACCGGCCACGGCGAGATCGCCTACGGCAACGCCATCGGTTCGATCATCTGCAATGCATCGCTCATTGCGGCCCTCACCATTGCGGTAAAGCCGGGGAAGGTAGACCCCAAGAGCCTGCGCACGCCGGTGCTGTTCTTCTTTGTGGCAGCGGCCTTCTATGCCGGTGTGGCCTACACCACCGGCTACTTCTCCCGCCCGGTGGGCCTGATTCTTCTGGCCATGTTCGCAGCGTATATCATCTGCAACGTGATGGCCATGAAGAACGCCCCCGCCCCGGAAGAAGAGGAAGAACCGGAAGAAAATGCATCCTTTGCCAAGGAGCTGGGCCTGCTGGCCGTGGGCGCTGTGCTCATTGCCGTGGGTGCCAACCTGCTGGTGGACAACGGCACCCTGATCGCACAGGCACTGGGCGTGCCGGAGTCGGTGATCGCGCTCACCTTTGTGGCACTGGGCACCTCGCTGCCGGAGCTGGTAACGGCCATCACCTCGCTGGCAAAGGGCCACGGTGCACTTTCGCTGGGCAATGTCATTGGTGCAAACGTGTTCAATCTGGTGCTGGTGAGCGGTGTTTCCGCCACGGTGGCACCCTTTAGCATTCCGCAGAACTCCATGCTCTTCGGCCACAATGCATCGCTGGTGCTGGAGTTCCCGGTCATGTTCGCCGTGATGCTGCTGCTCACCCTGCCCGCTCTCTTCAAGGGCAAGCTGAGCCGCCCGCAGGGCATTGCGCTGCTGTGCATCTACGCGGCATTCTGTGTGGTGCAGTTCACCATCTGA
- a CDS encoding putative ABC transporter permease, whose amino-acid sequence MLEQLNQRLGERSDTLRRRIVLYIEKRIQYAYPAAARQEQTALRKGEKNFLSVSDLLWLFVIGAFLGDMVETVFCRVTAGVWMSRSSLVWGPFSVVWGLALVLATVLLRQEKDRSDRYLFAFGTVMGGVYEYVCSAVTELLFGTVFWDYSKFKFNLGGRINLLYCFFWGIAAVIWMRYGYPLVLRGMEKVRSRVRPWMTALLAVFMAVNMLTSALALARYDARTSGEAPKSSIDMLLDAHFDDARMERIYPNAKKVAKAG is encoded by the coding sequence ATGCTGGAGCAGCTCAACCAGAGACTGGGGGAGCGGTCGGATACGCTGCGCCGCAGGATCGTGCTTTACATTGAAAAACGCATCCAGTATGCTTACCCGGCTGCGGCCCGGCAGGAGCAGACTGCGCTCCGGAAGGGGGAAAAGAACTTCCTCAGCGTGTCCGATCTGCTGTGGCTGTTCGTGATCGGCGCGTTTCTGGGCGACATGGTGGAGACGGTGTTCTGCCGCGTGACCGCCGGGGTCTGGATGAGCCGCTCCAGTCTGGTCTGGGGGCCGTTCAGCGTGGTGTGGGGTCTGGCGCTGGTGCTGGCAACGGTGCTGCTGCGTCAGGAAAAGGACCGGAGCGACCGCTATCTGTTCGCCTTCGGCACCGTCATGGGCGGTGTGTACGAATACGTGTGCAGCGCCGTCACCGAGCTGCTGTTCGGCACCGTGTTCTGGGACTACAGCAAGTTCAAGTTCAATCTGGGCGGGCGCATCAACCTGCTGTACTGCTTTTTCTGGGGCATTGCGGCGGTGATATGGATGCGCTACGGCTATCCGCTGGTGCTCAGAGGCATGGAGAAGGTGCGCAGCCGCGTCCGCCCATGGATGACCGCCCTGCTGGCAGTGTTCATGGCGGTGAACATGCTCACCAGTGCGCTGGCCCTTGCCCGCTACGATGCCCGCACCAGCGGTGAAGCGCCCAAAAGCAGCATCGATATGCTGCTGGATGCGCATTTTGACGATGCCCGCATGGAGCGTATTTATCCCAACGCGAAGAAAGTAGCCAAGGCCGGATGA
- the fucO gene encoding lactaldehyde reductase produces the protein MADRIVLNTISYHGHGAIENIVPELTARGYKKAFVCSDPDLIKFGVTKKVTDLLDAANFAYAVYSEIKPNPTIANVQDGVAAFKAAEADCIVTIGGGSSMDTAKAIGIIINNPEFADVRSLEGVAPTKKHAVFTIAVPTTAGTAAEVTINYVITDVEKKRKFVCVDTNDIPEIAVVDPDMMSSMPKGLTAATGMDALTHAIEGYITKGHCVISDMFHLEAIKLISQSLRGAVQNTPEGREGMALGQYIAGMGFSNVGLGIVHSMAHGLSALYDTPHGVACAILLPVGLEYNKSVAGERYRAVGKAMGVVGIDEMNDVEAADATIAAVKQLSADVGIPANLHGILKEEDIQFLAESAFADACRPGNPRDTSVEEIVELYKSQL, from the coding sequence ATGGCTGACCGCATCGTTCTGAATACCATCTCCTACCATGGCCACGGTGCCATTGAGAACATCGTTCCCGAACTGACCGCCCGCGGCTACAAGAAGGCATTCGTCTGCTCTGACCCCGACCTGATCAAGTTCGGCGTCACCAAGAAGGTCACCGATCTGCTGGATGCTGCAAACTTTGCCTATGCTGTTTACAGCGAGATCAAGCCCAACCCCACCATCGCCAACGTGCAGGACGGCGTGGCCGCTTTCAAGGCTGCTGAAGCTGACTGCATCGTGACCATCGGCGGCGGCTCCTCCATGGATACCGCAAAGGCCATCGGCATCATCATCAACAACCCCGAGTTTGCGGATGTCCGCTCTCTGGAAGGTGTTGCTCCCACCAAGAAGCACGCTGTGTTCACCATCGCTGTTCCCACCACTGCCGGCACTGCTGCCGAGGTCACCATCAACTACGTCATCACCGATGTGGAGAAGAAGCGCAAGTTCGTCTGCGTGGATACCAACGATATCCCCGAGATCGCCGTGGTTGACCCCGATATGATGTCCTCCATGCCCAAGGGCCTGACCGCCGCCACCGGCATGGACGCTCTGACCCACGCCATCGAGGGCTACATCACCAAGGGCCACTGTGTCATCTCCGATATGTTCCATCTGGAAGCCATCAAGCTCATCAGCCAGAGCCTGCGCGGCGCAGTGCAGAACACCCCGGAAGGCCGCGAGGGTATGGCTCTGGGCCAGTACATCGCCGGCATGGGCTTCTCCAATGTGGGTTTGGGCATCGTGCACTCCATGGCACACGGCCTGTCCGCTCTGTACGACACCCCGCACGGTGTGGCCTGCGCCATCCTGCTGCCGGTGGGTCTGGAGTACAACAAGAGCGTTGCCGGTGAGCGCTACCGCGCCGTGGGCAAGGCCATGGGCGTTGTGGGCATCGATGAGATGAACGATGTGGAAGCCGCTGACGCCACCATCGCCGCCGTCAAGCAGCTGAGCGCAGACGTGGGCATCCCCGCAAATCTGCACGGCATCCTGAAGGAAGAGGATATCCAGTTCCTCGCCGAGTCCGCATTCGCAGACGCCTGCCGTCCCGGCAATCCCCGCGACACCAGCGTGGAAGAGATCGTAGAGCTGTATAAGAGCCAGCTGTGA
- a CDS encoding GntR family transcriptional regulator has protein sequence MGEQFDASRPIYAQLVERLKARILAGTYPPGGHLDSVRDLAAAAGVNPNTMQRALAQLETEGLVRTERTAGRYVTEDTALIEQLRADTARTLASDFLEKMRGIGYSPAQAAALLEHWDAKEDRNE, from the coding sequence ATGGGCGAACAGTTTGATGCCAGCCGCCCGATCTATGCACAGCTTGTGGAACGGCTGAAGGCCCGGATCCTGGCCGGCACCTACCCGCCGGGCGGGCATCTGGATTCGGTGCGTGATCTGGCCGCAGCCGCCGGGGTGAACCCAAACACGATGCAGCGGGCCCTTGCCCAGCTGGAGACGGAAGGGCTGGTGCGCACCGAACGCACCGCAGGCCGCTATGTTACGGAGGATACTGCATTGATCGAACAGCTTCGCGCCGACACCGCCCGGACGCTGGCGTCGGATTTTCTGGAAAAGATGCGCGGCATCGGCTACAGTCCCGCACAGGCGGCCGCGCTTTTGGAACACTGGGACGCAAAGGAGGACCGCAATGAATGA
- a CDS encoding ABC transporter ATP-binding protein translates to MNELLSCEALTKCYQKDKTALENVDLHIGFGRIVGLLGPNGSGKTTLIKLANGLLQPSAGSIRIAGMTPGPDTKAIVSYLPDADWLPDWMRVEQLVEMFHEFYADFDPAKANEMLARLELEPKARLKTLSKGSKEKVQLILAMSRAAKLYLLDEPIGGVDPAARDYILSTILNNYSRDATVILSTHLIGDIEPILDEAVFLKDGRVFAHRNAEELRETEGMSVDAYFREVFKC, encoded by the coding sequence ATGAATGAACTTTTGAGCTGTGAAGCACTGACCAAGTGCTACCAGAAGGATAAGACCGCACTGGAAAATGTAGACCTGCACATCGGCTTTGGCCGCATCGTGGGGCTGCTTGGCCCCAACGGCAGCGGCAAGACCACCCTCATCAAGCTGGCGAACGGTCTGCTGCAGCCCAGTGCAGGCAGCATCCGGATCGCCGGCATGACCCCCGGGCCGGACACCAAAGCCATCGTGTCCTATCTGCCGGACGCCGACTGGCTGCCGGACTGGATGCGTGTGGAGCAGCTGGTGGAAATGTTCCACGAATTTTATGCCGATTTTGACCCCGCTAAGGCAAACGAAATGCTGGCCCGGCTGGAACTGGAACCGAAGGCGCGGCTCAAGACCCTCTCCAAGGGCAGCAAGGAAAAGGTGCAGCTGATCCTTGCCATGAGCCGCGCCGCAAAGCTCTACCTGCTGGATGAGCCCATTGGCGGCGTGGACCCTGCCGCCCGGGACTATATCCTGAGCACCATCCTGAACAACTACAGCCGGGATGCGACCGTCATTCTTTCCACCCACCTCATCGGCGATATCGAGCCCATTCTGGACGAAGCCGTCTTTTTGAAGGATGGCCGGGTGTTCGCCCACCGCAATGCCGAAGAGCTGCGCGAGACCGAGGGCATGAGCGTGGATGCATATTTCCGGGAGGTATTCAAATGCTGA
- a CDS encoding sugar phosphate isomerase/epimerase — MIQFGLRLHDAEKLPVEQVLPLVRQKGFTCAHVALSKSFKELPCTPSALTPGYALYLRHLFEKNGIDIAVLGNYLNLAHPDADALHAIQEKYYAHIRFASLLGCGMVGTETGAPNAEYKFCPECRSDAALSTFIKNFKPVVRCAEQYGVTIAIEPVVKHIVYDARRARTVLDEIGSPNLQILFDPVNLLNMENVDRREEVFAEAIELLGKDIAMIHFKDFLRKDAGGQLAATGAGQGGMEDYRTILRFAKQEKPYIFATLENTTPENAVECLNYLKKQYDEC, encoded by the coding sequence ATGATCCAATTCGGCCTGCGTCTGCATGACGCGGAAAAGCTGCCCGTTGAACAGGTGCTGCCGCTGGTGCGCCAGAAAGGCTTTACCTGCGCCCATGTGGCTCTGAGCAAATCCTTCAAGGAGCTGCCCTGCACCCCCAGCGCCCTGACCCCCGGCTATGCGCTGTATCTGCGGCATCTGTTTGAGAAAAACGGCATCGATATTGCCGTGCTGGGCAACTACCTGAACCTTGCCCACCCGGATGCGGATGCCCTGCACGCCATTCAGGAAAAATACTATGCGCACATCCGCTTTGCAAGCCTGCTGGGCTGCGGCATGGTGGGCACCGAGACCGGTGCGCCCAACGCGGAGTACAAATTCTGTCCGGAGTGCCGCAGCGATGCAGCCCTTTCTACCTTTATCAAGAACTTCAAGCCGGTGGTGCGCTGCGCCGAGCAGTACGGCGTGACCATTGCCATTGAGCCGGTGGTCAAGCACATCGTGTACGATGCCAGACGCGCCCGCACCGTGCTGGACGAGATCGGCAGCCCGAACCTGCAGATCCTGTTCGACCCCGTCAACCTGCTGAACATGGAAAATGTGGACCGCCGCGAAGAAGTGTTCGCCGAGGCCATCGAGCTTCTGGGCAAGGACATCGCCATGATCCACTTTAAGGATTTCCTGCGCAAGGATGCGGGCGGCCAGCTGGCTGCTACGGGTGCAGGACAGGGCGGTATGGAGGACTACCGCACCATCCTGCGCTTTGCAAAGCAGGAAAAGCCCTATATCTTTGCAACGCTGGAGAACACCACCCCGGAAAACGCGGTGGAATGCCTGAACTACCTGAAAAAGCAGTACGACGAGTGCTGA
- the atpC gene encoding ATP synthase F1 subunit epsilon, whose amino-acid sequence MNKFMLNITASSGEYYQGDCEDLVLPISDGVYGIQAGHSPVLVAIHMGILHFEVNGESQDILVGDGIAEVTPAYVMVLVDSAERPEDIDKNRAEAARIRAEERLQHQQSMHEYYQSKIALDRAMQRLQAAAKYRR is encoded by the coding sequence ATGAACAAGTTCATGCTGAACATCACTGCGTCCAGCGGTGAGTACTATCAGGGCGATTGCGAAGACCTTGTGCTGCCCATCAGCGATGGCGTGTACGGCATACAGGCTGGACACAGCCCGGTGCTGGTGGCCATCCACATGGGCATCCTGCACTTTGAGGTGAACGGTGAAAGCCAGGACATCCTGGTAGGCGACGGCATTGCCGAGGTGACGCCTGCCTACGTGATGGTGCTGGTGGACAGCGCCGAGCGTCCGGAGGATATCGACAAGAACCGTGCCGAGGCTGCCCGCATCCGTGCCGAGGAGCGTTTGCAGCATCAGCAGAGCATGCATGAATATTATCAGAGCAAGATCGCGCTCGACCGTGCGATGCAGCGCCTGCAGGCCGCTGCAAAGTACCGGCGCTGA
- the atpD gene encoding F0F1 ATP synthase subunit beta, with protein MIQGTIIRVAGPVVDVQFTAGKLPALQEALTVTAEGTERTMEVTQHVNETTVRCIMLSASEGLGKGMTVTATGHGLTAPVGEATLGRMFDPLGRPIDGKGSVDDVPHWPIHRKAPSFAEQKPATEILETGIKVIDLLAPYAKGGKIGLFGGAGVGKTVLIQELIHNVATEHGGYSIFTGVGERSREGCDLWGEMNESGVLNKTALVFGQMNEPPGARMRVAETGLTMAEYFREETHKDVLLFIDNIFRFVQAGSEVSALMGRMPSAVGYQPTLANELGALQERITSTKEGSITSVQAVYVPADDLTDPAPATTFAHLDATTVLSRKIVEQGIYPAVDPLASTSRILEADIVGEEHYRVARKVQSILQRYQELQDIIAILGMDELDENDKLTVARARKLQKFLSQPFAVAENFTGLKGKYVPLQDTVRGFAAIVDGEADDLPEWAFFNVGTLEDARQKAAEKLAEEKGGAI; from the coding sequence ATGATACAGGGAACTATTATTCGCGTAGCCGGCCCTGTGGTGGACGTGCAGTTCACCGCAGGCAAGCTGCCTGCCCTGCAGGAAGCGCTTACCGTGACCGCCGAGGGCACCGAGCGCACGATGGAAGTGACACAGCATGTCAACGAGACCACTGTGCGCTGCATCATGCTTTCCGCCAGCGAGGGTCTGGGCAAGGGCATGACCGTGACCGCTACCGGCCACGGCCTGACCGCACCGGTGGGCGAAGCCACGCTGGGCCGCATGTTCGACCCGCTGGGCAGACCCATCGACGGCAAGGGCTCTGTGGATGATGTGCCGCATTGGCCCATCCACCGCAAGGCCCCCAGCTTTGCAGAGCAGAAGCCCGCGACCGAGATCCTGGAGACCGGCATCAAGGTCATCGACCTGCTGGCCCCCTATGCAAAGGGCGGCAAGATCGGTCTGTTCGGCGGTGCAGGCGTCGGCAAGACCGTGCTGATCCAGGAACTGATCCATAACGTGGCCACCGAGCACGGCGGCTACTCCATCTTCACCGGCGTGGGCGAGCGCTCCCGCGAGGGCTGCGACCTTTGGGGCGAGATGAACGAGTCCGGTGTTCTGAATAAGACCGCACTGGTCTTTGGTCAGATGAACGAGCCCCCAGGAGCACGTATGCGTGTTGCCGAGACCGGCCTGACCATGGCAGAGTACTTCCGTGAGGAGACCCACAAGGACGTGCTGCTGTTCATTGATAACATCTTCCGTTTCGTGCAGGCAGGCTCCGAGGTGTCCGCCCTGATGGGCCGTATGCCCTCTGCTGTGGGCTACCAGCCCACTCTGGCCAACGAGCTGGGCGCTCTGCAGGAGCGCATCACCTCCACCAAGGAAGGCTCCATCACCTCGGTGCAGGCCGTCTACGTCCCCGCCGACGACCTGACCGACCCGGCCCCCGCCACCACCTTTGCACATCTGGATGCCACTACCGTGCTGTCCCGTAAGATCGTGGAGCAGGGCATTTACCCGGCCGTGGACCCGCTGGCATCCACCTCCCGCATTCTGGAAGCGGATATTGTGGGCGAGGAGCACTACCGCGTGGCCCGCAAGGTGCAGTCCATTCTGCAGCGCTATCAGGAGCTGCAGGACATCATTGCCATTCTGGGCATGGATGAGCTGGACGAGAACGACAAGCTCACCGTTGCCCGTGCCCGCAAGCTGCAGAAGTTCCTGTCCCAGCCCTTTGCTGTGGCCGAAAACTTTACCGGCCTGAAGGGCAAGTATGTGCCGCTGCAGGATACCGTGCGCGGCTTTGCCGCCATTGTGGACGGCGAGGCCGACGATCTGCCGGAGTGGGCGTTCTTCAACGTTGGTACGCTGGAAGATGCCCGCCAGAAGGCAGCGGAAAAGCTGGCTGAGGAAAAGGGCGGTGCCATCTGA
- the atpG gene encoding ATP synthase F1 subunit gamma translates to MPSSKLLKERIESIQDTMKITNAMYLISSSKLRKARKNYQNVSPYFNRMRDTISRVVPHLPEEPVHPFFHERNIANPKRAYIVLTADKGMAGAYNQNIIKFLKENADENDRFYVIGQTGYRALYHKDPRLVEDFHYGATEPTLQRARDITMDAIDDFKTGKLDEIYLIYTRIENALTSEPTMVRLLPLDRAHLQPAPKGLGDPKGDVEMFPSAWTVFEQIAPIYMHGMIFGAMTESFCAEQSARMTAMDSATKNANDMIRELQLEYNRTRQGSITQEITEIIGGAAAVQNRAE, encoded by the coding sequence ATGCCGTCCAGTAAGCTGCTGAAGGAGCGCATCGAGAGCATTCAGGACACCATGAAGATCACGAACGCCATGTACCTGATCTCCTCGTCCAAGCTGCGCAAGGCACGTAAGAACTACCAGAATGTATCGCCCTACTTCAACCGTATGCGCGATACCATTTCCCGCGTGGTGCCCCACCTGCCGGAAGAGCCGGTGCATCCGTTCTTCCACGAGCGCAATATCGCAAACCCCAAGCGGGCCTACATCGTGCTGACGGCAGATAAGGGCATGGCAGGCGCTTACAACCAGAACATCATCAAGTTCCTCAAGGAAAATGCGGATGAGAATGACCGGTTCTATGTGATCGGCCAGACCGGCTACCGCGCCCTGTACCACAAGGATCCGCGGCTGGTGGAGGATTTCCACTATGGTGCCACGGAGCCCACGCTGCAGCGCGCCCGCGATATCACGATGGACGCCATCGATGATTTCAAGACCGGCAAGCTGGATGAGATCTATCTCATCTATACCCGCATCGAGAATGCATTGACCAGCGAGCCCACCATGGTGCGTCTGCTGCCGCTGGACCGCGCCCATCTGCAGCCTGCCCCCAAGGGTCTGGGCGATCCGAAGGGCGATGTGGAGATGTTCCCGTCTGCATGGACGGTGTTTGAACAGATCGCGCCCATTTATATGCACGGCATGATCTTTGGTGCCATGACCGAGAGCTTCTGCGCAGAGCAGAGCGCCCGCATGACCGCCATGGATTCCGCCACCAAGAACGCCAACGATATGATCCGGGAGCTGCAGCTGGAATACAACCGCACCCGTCAGGGCTCCATTACACAGGAGATCACCGAGATCATCGGCGGTGCGGCTGCCGTGCAGAACCGGGCGGAATAA